Part of the Engystomops pustulosus chromosome 4, aEngPut4.maternal, whole genome shotgun sequence genome is shown below.
ATTTCTCATATTTTGGTATAATATAGGTCACACTCCCAGATTACTACAAACCCTGGACGGACATAGCAGGAAACTTGGTAACGTTAATTGAAACAAAGAAACTACAAGATGAAGTCCGGAAGGTGAGTGAGACTGTATCACATAATGGAATATGTGCAGTATCTTGTACATTGCTGATTTGTTACATAAATGTCTGATCACTGGGGTGAGGATCCAACTGCTAGGACCCTCGGCTTGAGGTAAAGATCTGAAAGGAAACTGGATTATAAAGATATGAGAAGGAGGGAGGAACATTCCAGATGCACCCGTATCTGGGTACTACTGCCAACTAAATTTAAAGTGCCCCATTCCTTCCCCTtaaagcacttaaaggggttgtcctatttCAGCAAAAACATCTTGTTTGTttagtgaaaagttatacaattttccgatatactttctgtatcaattcctcacggttttctagatctgtgcttgctgtcactctgtagaaagcttctatgattacttccagtggatagaaacctgaccatggtcacacaggtgcacgactcgttatatcacacagctctgattactctcggtgatataacgagccgtgcacctgtgtgaccagggtcagatttctgtccactggaagtaaacatggaagctttccatagaatgacagcaagcagagatctagaaaaccgtgaggaattgatatagaaaatacattggaataatgtataatttttcatcatgcaaataataataatttgctgaaatgaaaatacccctttaacccctacagCCTGGCACACCAGCATCCGTCTgtgggtaccccccccccccctatacattCAGGGGTACCCTGCAGTATCCTAATTCAGTATTATCCCATAGCAGAACTGAGAGAATAGACTCCTTACTCTGCCTTCAGGACTTTCTGTTGTGTCATCTTGCTGGAAATTAATCCAGAATAGGTGGCAAATATACGAGAGGGCCATAGGTTTCCTGAAAGACTTCACCCACAGGGCCatatatttaatttatatatgaccaggaaaaataaaagaattttCTGAATTCATACAGAATCTTCTATAGAGGTGACAGTAGTCAtgatcaccaccagggggcagaagCACACTACACATTCTCGTGCTGCCTCTATGGAACTATATAGCGCAGTTCACATTTGAAcaatttaatcaatttaccagtaAAAATAGAGCTGCATGCGCTAAATTTGGACAAAACCAAATAGAAACTGATGGACCCCACTATGTTATttgtagagcaccattaattctatGGTTCTGTACAATAGGTAAGCGgttcacatacatgacattaagaCATTAAGTACAAATACAAGATTAGTGATTAGGAGACAAGTGAAAGGAGGACCCTGTCCATAGGGGCTTACAATCCGTGGCCTGTGTATGTGATGGATACTGGATGGTTCAGTTCTTGCAGCTACTATAGTGTATTCTGTATTTTCTTTCCCTTTAGATGCCAGATCTGGACATAAAGCATCTGAAGGGGCACAGACAACTCCGCCTGGCCCGTCTGACCCTCAGCCATATAGTCATGGGCTACGTGTGGCAGAACGGAGAGACTGAGGGCACTAAGGTGAGACTGCGAAGACGAGATTGTCATACAATCCGTCCTGGGCTCCCTTCTCtatcttattatattatatggccTGGACTGTGGGAGAACACAAGCTATATCCATCAGTAATCAATGGGAACCCCAGCAGCCACAcacttatcccctatccatagGTAAAGGTTTATCCTCGATTGTAGACTCTTCCATTGGCAATTGTTCAGGACCATTTTGCTTATTGAGGCCACTAGAAGGCACCCTCTCATTACATATAACACAAGAGTTTCATTGCTAGACCCTGCTGTCAGTAAGAATGATATAGAAGGTAATCTAGGATTTTCTTTTAGGCAAATCAATGCACAGGGctgcaactcagctgctgcagcaacTCTTTTACTCTTTTACTTTTACTGATGGATGggttattctcatctggacattcctATTGAATCTAGGACATCTGCCATGTACACACctttcttcagttggatgttatttttttttttaaactacctGCAAAGATAATTTCCCCTAAATTTAGCCATGTTGTTCCTTTAGAAATTAGTTTGTCCTTGGAAacgaccaccgctgctggagtgattgcacaaagaaacaaatggtcattttatatgaaatgtctgaGCGTTACTATATGtcctgcagccgtcctgtggtaatgaacgctgaatccaggtggtcaggtgcCTAGTGCAAACATGGCTACCGCTGCTAAAGTGCAggagtggtcatatccaaggacaactatctaatttctaagggacaacatactAATATTTATGAGAACATCTTTTTATATAACTTGCACTTTGAAGAAATCTttataaatgtaatttatgaATTTAGTTAAATGTGAATACCaagataggaatacccctttcattTCAAACCCTAATTTTATTTACTGAACAGTAGGAACAGGGTGGCTCCAGGCTTAAGTAGGCCCCTAGGCAACAGATCCTTTTCAGGCTGCTATGCTATACATCCCAAATTTTACTGCAGAGAAAGTGCTCTAAGGCAATATTATTATATTCAACTCTGGAGTTGAATCCCCAGGACACACCTCTGCCACCTCAAGTGGGCCCTCTAAAGCGGCCCTGGGGTGTTGGCCCTGAGCAGGAACCATGGCTACTTAAAGTCTTGAATGTACCACTCAAGAGCTGCACTCTATATAGTGCCCGCCATATACTATGTCTTTAGATATGGTATGTCCCTGTGTAGTGACCCTTCCTCCCCCTCCCGAATAGGACACCTTTGGACATGGTGGCCCCCGCCCCCTATATGGGATGCCCTTGTACATTGTGATTTACATAGTGATTCATCCTATATGGTGCCAGTCACATCGTGCCTGATATGCCACACCAATAGTGTCACTCATTCATTATTTCCATGAGAGATAAGCGTTGCTAAAGTTATCCAAACGCTCCTTATCTACTcagatatagaaaaaaaaataagcgtGCTTATCAAAGCCAAATGGGCTTGtctgagattaaaaaaaaaataggtaggTCCAGTTTAAAGGGGAGGTGGGTAGGAGAGGCCGGTGGTTACATAGATCATTATGCAGGAATGCGGGTGTATAATAGAAGTCTATGAAATCACTGATGAAGATGTAGGGTAACACAGATGGAGACATTCCTAGAGGATTAGTCACAGCCAAGATGACGGAGGAGATCACCTTCATCTACCTGCTGCAGTTTCATGAAGGAGAGGCTGTAGATAATAATCAACCAAATAGCAATCTCTGCATCCAGATCTGGAATAGCAATAGACTTTGTTACAGGCTTATTATAgcttgttacagagcaggaggagctgagcagattatacatactgtcctatgtgcaagcagcatgttatagaaccggagtagctgagcagactaCACATAATGTACTatgtgcaagcagcatgttatagagcaggaggagctgagcagattacacataatggggcagatttatcaagtgtctgaaagtcagaatatttctagttgcccgtggcaaccaatcacagctcagctttcattttatcagtgctcatgaatattttaaaggggagctgtgattggttgccatgagcaactagaaatattctgactttcagacacttgataaatctgccccaatgtccttcatgcaagcagcatgttataaagcaggaggagcagggatGCTGCTATATGATTGACGGCTATCAATCCTCGAGTGGATCAGCCCACTGGACTCCCAAACCCAGAAATAGCAGAATGTTAGAAAATTTTTAACACGTTATATTGGAACAAACGAGTTATAATAAAAGTGACTGTTCTCTTGCTTTATCACGGAGGGACTTAACCATAAATCTGAAGATGCCTCACAGCTTATAACCTAACCCTCCTCAGGTGCTGCCCCGTAACCTGGCCGTGCCGTATAACCAAGTGTCCCAGATCCTTGGGCTGCCGTTGATCATCATCCATGCAGATTTGGTCTTGGCGAACTGGAGACGAAAGGATCCCAGCGGGTAAGTAGTGGGAtagacaggaaggggttaattccaATAAAAACTTCTATCGCTATGTGCACCTTTGTTCTATGAATAGTGCGCATATATTCTATTGTTATGTCTCGTACAATAGATTTTGGGCAGATGGAAAACACTTAATGGGTTGGGATACCCTTTGGCTACCTTCTCTCTTTACTAATTGTTGGTTTCCTTCCTTGCGCTGCTCCCGGGGATTGCTGGCCAGGCCGCTGACAATAGAGTAAGTGAAACTCCATTACTTCTGGAATTCTCTTTGAAGTTTATGAGGGGCTGCTGGGATAAAGATTTGGGCGCTAATAAAACCGATCACCTAATGATAAGGTGCGGATAGAAGGTATATAAATGGTGCATTATGGaaggagtgatgctctgcaggccTATACATGGTGCCTGATGGGatgagtgatgctctgcaggccTATATATGGTGCCTTATGGGAGTAGTGATGCTCTGCAGGCCTATAAATGGTGCCTCATGGgaggagtgatgctctgcaggccTATAAATGGTGCATTATGGAAGGAGTGATGCTCTGCGGCCTATACATGGTGCCTTATGGgaggagtgatgctctgcaggccTATAAATGGTGCATTATGGaaggagtgatgctctgcaggccTATAAATGGTGCCTTATTGgaggagtgatgctctgcagtcCTATTATTATGTATAATAATTGCTAATCACACTAATCACCTAATGATAAGGTGCGGATAGAAGGTCTATAAATGGTGCCTTATGAAAGAAGTGATGCTCTGCAGGCCTATAAATGGTGCATTATGGAGGAGTGATGCCCTGCAGGCCTATAAATAGTGCTTTACAGgaggagtgatgctctgcaggacaCTGCAATTACATTCTGTTAATAGTTGGACATGCAGTACAAGGCAGATGTTGTTCTTACTGAATACACAGGATAATATGTTGATCTAGGGTCATGCAGCTGCAGAAGCTTTCCTTTATAGGGAGCTGATAGATATTGCTGTATGAGCATTCCCCAAATATTGTATCTACAGAGACCACCCATGTATAATGTACTGGTCTCTTAATATGGGGTTGGGAGGGTCCTACGGCTCCTGTCTATTCTGTCATTGCTTGGGAACTAAAGGGTGATTACATGAAACTGTGTTCTGCTGGTATTGAACTAATATGATACAAAATATTTGAGGCTGCATCTTATATACCCACACTGTAACCCACTCTGTACTAATGAGGTGTGAAAACAACAAAACTGCCCCTTAGGGTattaatgttatagagcaggaggagttgagcaagTTGTTCATAAtgtcctatttacaggcagcatgttatagagcaggaggagctgagaaggttgtacatagtgtcctatctgcaggcagcatgttatagagcaggaggagctgagcagattgtagatggtgtcctatctgcaggcagcatgttatagagcaggaggagctgagcagattgtacatagtgtcctatatgcaggctgcatgttatggagcaggagtagctgagcagattgtatattgtgtcctatctgcaggcagcatgttatagagcaggaggagctgagcagattgtagatggtgtcctgtctgcaggcagcatgttatagagcaggaggagctgagcagattgtacatagtgtcctatctgcaggcagaatattatagagaagaaagagctgagcagatttacatagtgttatatctgcaggcagcatgttatagagcaggggctgagcagaatgtacattgtgtccaatctgcaggcagaatgttatagagcagaaggagctgagcagattgtacatagtgtcatatctgtaagaagcatattatagagcagaaagagctgagcagattgtacatagtgtcctatctgcaggcagcatgttatagagtaggagtagctgagcagattgtagtgtcctatctgcaggcagcatgttatagagcaggaggagctgagaaggttgtacatagtgtcctatctgcaggcagcatgttacagagcaggaggagctgagcagattgtacatagtgtcctatatgcaggctgcatgttatggagcaggagtagctgagcagattgtatattgtgtcctatctgcaggcagcatgttatagagcaggaggagctgagcagattgtagatggtgtcctgtctgcaggcagcatgttatagagcaggaggagctgagcagattgtacatagtgtcctatctgcaggcagaatattatagagaagaaagagctgagcagatttacatagtgttatatctgcaggcagcatgttatagagcaggggctgagcagaatgtacattgtgtccaatctgcaggcagaatgttatagagcagaaggagctgagcagattgtacatagtgtcatatatgtaagaagcatattatagagcagaaagagctgagcagattgtacatagtgtcctatctgcaggcagcatgttatagagtaggagtagctgagcagattgtagtgtcctatctgcaggcagcatgttatagagcaggaggagctgagaaggttgtacatagtgtcctatctgcaggcagcatgttacagagcaggaggagctgagcagattgtacacagtgtcctgtctgcaggcagcatgttatagagcaggaggagctgagcagattgtagatggtgtcctatctgcaggcagcatgttatagagcagtttgCTATATTGTTGCTGGAATACCTGATTCTGTTAAATTTTGTAACTccagctattaaaggggttgaccagagGTTAAAAAATATGACtgcttttaatacaaaaacagtgccacacctgccgATGGCTTGTGCAGGTATTGCTGCTCAGCTGAATAGAAATAaaagttgaaatttcatgcactACCTAGTGCTGTGTTTAGGAGAATGGAGCCATGGTTTTTAtaaccctggacaacccctttaatgttctccTGGAGACGTGTTATTGAATAGTCTGAGATCCTTTCTAAAAATGTAGCCATGGATTATGACTAGGATTAAGTTCCAGGAAGCGGCACAGCACccaagtctcctggaagatcccTGACCTCCTCTCTCCTGTCTGCAGGAACCTGTCCACCATTGTGTCGTTCCCCGGAGGTGATAGTCTGCAGGGCTTTGTGCTGGTCACACTGCTGGTGGAGGTGGCTGCCATCCCTGCAGTAAAAGTGAGTACAGATGTCATATACACAGTAACAGTGAGTTCAGTCTCCAGATCTTGGGAAAGTCTTGGTGACGTGTGTGAAGTGTAGGCTGCTTGGATACTATTATCTGTGTTGTGTGTTTTCtcaggctacagggagataaTCTTCTGTTATATACTCAGCGCACATGAGAAAACCACACTCAGGACTGTGCACACACGGTGTCATTGTCTCTACTAATCTGTACAGCACTATGCAAACTCCTATAGTCATTGTACTGTACCTGGTACCTCACACTGATAAATGCAGGGTAGGGTTACATGGACAATACCTGTACTGACATGGGATCCCATGCACAACTAAGGAATGTCGTTTCCAGATAACGTAAGGGGAGCCTgtgccgaggccaaaagcccccATGTTACGCAGGGTAAAGTCATCTGAACCCGCTTGTTTTGCAAACTACATGAACAAGGACGGATCCTTTTGTTCTTTAGAACGGTGAAGCCAAGCGTGCATGTCTGTGGAGTCAGATGGGAGTTATAGTCGTTCATTGAGATAACGGGTATAGAAGTGTGTGGACACCTTTACCCTTAAATAAACACGTGTGCCACGTTTAAAGGAAATTGACCAGCGAAATCAATGATAACCaaggggcatttactcataggTCCCTacactgtgactggtaatcttcttatttgtgatccatggtctccttcctcgtaaaagcaatttttaaaatgcttttaaaattatatgtTTCCAGTGCCCATCCATGCTGTTAGTACACAGGCATGTACACTGTACTGTAGCAATCCAACCATCACCCCATTGTGTgaggttacatcaggcagaaggatcagggggagacagtgtaacagcctgttaagctacAGCATGTAGGAATTCTGGTAACACCCAAAGgtgcccttctgtctcattagcacaaaccaggggcatttactcatagatccaggcactgtgagtgtggtaatcttcttatatttgttatctatggccttcttccttctaaaatcaaattgtaaaattattctaatgagacagaaggcatCTGGCGATGTtatgtgctgtagtttcacagactgttacatggTCTCCCCCTACTTTCTAAAGCTCCCCCCATCTCCCTCTAcctgatgtgatcacacacaatctGAGGGGATTGGAGTGCTCCTGCACCGTATAAACGCCTGTGAacctacaggacatggggggggcTATAGTAAAACCCCCaaagagctcctcaggctcatttgcataatgataaaagatgattttagaaggaaggaagtcatggataacaaatataagaagattaccacagtcacggtgcctggatctatgagtaagtgtccccggattatcatgcttgatattggtGGTTGGTTTTCTTTGAAAGGATAATCCTCAATTAACAAATATAACAACCTTTCATTGGTAAAAGCAAGGGAATTTGGGTCATGTTCCCAGGACAAAACTCAAACACTCGGTGTCTTGGTGGCAGTACATGTATGTTTATGAGAAGAtgattctggtaccatatgtaggaggtgattccagacttgtaggggccatgaTATTCTTACAGCCCAGGGCTCACGGTGGTCTTATTCCACTTCTGCATGTATTTTATGATGCAATAATAACTGTATCTGTGCTCAGGCCGTCATTAGGATAGTGAGAGCCTTACAAGAAGATGACCGGCAGACCCTTCTCTCTACTGTACCGGACCTGGAGCAATCCATCAACAagatgagcgcagctctgcagctcATGTATGGTGAGTGGGACACATTTTGTTTTAGTTTCTTATATCCTCACCAGGTCTTTGAGCTTGGTAACAAATTTTGCATTCATTCACCTAAATTTTTGCTCTGCTTTCCCTTAGAATATGTGGACTCGGATGTATATTACAACACAATCCGCACATTCCTCACTGGGTAAGTCTAATTCAGATAGAAATAAGTCATCTCTGATTATGAGTGATCTGCTCACACGCACATAACCAGTCCTTGTAAATTGACCTTTGACCGGATGGAACCTAAATTTTATAGGTCACTtcccatctaatgtgtatggtggACCTTGGGGTGGTGGTCCAAAAATGATCACCACTCACTGAAGAGTTTGGGTAAACTAGCATATGACCACCTACAGATGGTGAATTTCATACTCATGTTCCCCCTCTCTTGACCCATTAAGGTCTCAAAGTCCCTAATAATCAGCCCTTAGGTTTTTGGTAAATGATAACACCAATGTCCTTATCAGAAATATAGGTATGTCTAACGTCTTAAAGACGGACCAAATTGTTGATTATTGTAATACACTGTATTTTAGACCATGGGTGGTTGAAGCTTTGAAGAAATTTTGGCCATATTTGTACCATTCAGTAGTAGAAACTCTACACTAACATACATGTCCAAGTGGAGTTGTCTTCTCAGAGATTTTTTGGCAACTTTCCGGTCTGATGGAAGTATTTGTGGACCACTTACCTGTTGTAACTTCACTTCAATCCAACCTTTATGGCGAGTTGTGTTTAGCTTTCTTGACCTAATAACTTACAAGGTTTTTGAGAGGACAATACATCTCATTCCTCCAGAATTCTTGCTTTTTTGTCTTCCTGTTTTTGGATCTTCTATTATCTTTTTTAACATAGTTTTCTTCTGGAAAATTCTCAAGAATTCCATCCATTGTTTCTTAGAATCTCAAGTATTCACTGTCCGTAGTATTGATCTCTATCTAGTTTTATGCTAGTTCTATATATGGAATTTGTCTACTTCCTGGTAATA
Proteins encoded:
- the IDO2 gene encoding indoleamine 2,3-dioxygenase 2 isoform X1, whose amino-acid sequence is MEKIKLEDCYVSEEYGFILQDPLVTLPDYYKPWTDIAGNLVTLIETKKLQDEVRKMPDLDIKHLKGHRQLRLARLTLSHIVMGYVWQNGETEGTKVLPRNLAVPYNQVSQILGLPLIIIHADLVLANWRRKDPSGPLTIENLSTIVSFPGGDSLQGFVLVTLLVEVAAIPAVKAVIRIVRALQEDDRQTLLSTVPDLEQSINKMSAALQLMYEYVDSDVYYNTIRTFLTGWKDNPNMPEGLVYEGVSDEPLSFSGGSAAQSSVYHVLDELLGIKHQSQSADFLFKMRRYMPPAHSDFIRWVMEAPSLSEYVVKSEDPTLLSSFNQCISALTELRSLHIRIVSKYVNAAGVRARMKKNQTENPGHQERGTAGSQVMTFLKSVRDTSKDGMLRHSTPGDH
- the IDO2 gene encoding indoleamine 2,3-dioxygenase 2 isoform X2, producing the protein MPDLDIKHLKGHRQLRLARLTLSHIVMGYVWQNGETEGTKVLPRNLAVPYNQVSQILGLPLIIIHADLVLANWRRKDPSGPLTIENLSTIVSFPGGDSLQGFVLVTLLVEVAAIPAVKAVIRIVRALQEDDRQTLLSTVPDLEQSINKMSAALQLMYEYVDSDVYYNTIRTFLTGWKDNPNMPEGLVYEGVSDEPLSFSGGSAAQSSVYHVLDELLGIKHQSQSADFLFKMRRYMPPAHSDFIRWVMEAPSLSEYVVKSEDPTLLSSFNQCISALTELRSLHIRIVSKYVNAAGVRARMKKNQTENPGHQERGTAGSQVMTFLKSVRDTSKDGMLRHSTPGDH